In one Alnus glutinosa chromosome 12, dhAlnGlut1.1, whole genome shotgun sequence genomic region, the following are encoded:
- the LOC133851358 gene encoding sister-chromatid cohesion protein 3 isoform X2 — MEDPPPPSETSAPRPKRTRLQAQTSENQPSKANGAGAENRERTSEASDQAGRESSPDDFEEARPVAKRNRANEGTSGSAYKATDQSLIEVIKSNGKLIPQVVKLWVEQYEKDPKPAMVELLTMLFGACGAKYYIKGDFLDETDVDDVVVALVNLARRGEVEDYQNSKKKDYKNFKDNLESFWDTLVRECQHGPLFDQVLFDKCMDYIIALSCTPPRVYRQVASLMGLQLVTSFITVAKMLGAQRETTRRQLDAEKKKRTEGPRVESLNKRFSMTHEKITVLEEMMRKIFTGLFVHRYRDIDPNIRISCIQSLGAWILSHPSLFLQDLYLKYLGWTMNDKNAGVRRASILALQNLYEVDDNVPTLGLFTERFSNRMIELADDIDVSVAVCAIGLVKQLLRHQLIPDDDLGPLYDLLIDDPPEIRHAIGALVYDHLIAQKFNTSQSGTKGDESSSSEVHLGRMLQILREFSTDPILSVYVIDDVWEYMKAMKDWKCIISMLLDENPLIELTDEDATNLVRLLCASVKKAVGERIVPATDNRKQYYPKAQKEIFESNRRDITVAMMKNYPLLLRKFMADKAKVPLLVEIVLYTNLELYSLKRQEQNFKNVLLLMKEAFFKHGEKEALRSCVRAINFCSTESQGELQDFARNKLKELEDELTAKVKAAIKEVVDGDDEYSLLVNLKRLYELQLSRAVPIESSYEDIVMVLSRFRNMEDEVVSFLLLNMYLHLAWCLHSIVNSETVSEASLSSLLSKRDTFFEQLEYFLNTLTEVEEVGKCGNQLGCRVCTILAEAWFLFRRTNYASTKLERLGYCPDKSILQKFWKLCEQQLNISDETEDEDVNKEYIEETNRDAVMIAAAKLVASDAVPKEYLGPEIISHFVMHGAGVAEIVKNLITVLKKKDDDLSNIFLEALKRAYHRHMVELSRSEVDPLTSKSFLECKDLATRLSATFLGAARNKHRSDILKIVEDGLDYAFVDAPKQLSFLEGAVLHFVSKLPTPDVLDIIKDVQKRTENVNTDEDPSGWRPYHMFVDTLREKYAKNEGFQDEKEGALVRRRGRPRKRRNIEGKRLFDGHSSSEEEDSISASDREEAQDEEKQDEDEEEDAPLIRSIRPSSKLRSLRLSREENKGQTRTGDSGRARGNLAASGTSGASS, encoded by the exons ATGGAGGACCCTCCTCCACCTTCCGAAACCTCCGCGCCGCGCCCC AAGAGGACTAGGCTTCAGGCTCAGACTAGCGAGAACCAACCTAGTAAGGCAAATGGTGCTGGTGCCGAGAACCGTGAACGGACCAGCGAAGCAAGTGACCAGGCGGGCCGGGAGAGTTCGCCGGACGATTTCGAAGAGGCTCGTCCTGTGGCTAAGCGTAATCGTGCCAATGAAGGAACTTCGGGCTCGGCTTACAAAGCCACCGACCAGAGCTTGATTG AGGTCATCAAAAGCAATGGGAAACTTATTCCTCAAGTGGTCAAACTTTGGGTTGAGCAATATGAAAAGGATCCAAAACCTGCAATGGTTGAACTCTTGACGATGCTGTTTGGG GCATGTGGAGCTAAGTATTATATCAAAGGAGACTTCCTTGACGAGACAGATGTTGATGATGTTGTGGTTGCTCTTGTCAATCTTGCTAGAAGA GGAGAAGTTGAAgattatcaaaattcaaaaaagaaggaTTATAAGAACTTCAAAGATAATCTTGAATCATTCTGGGACACTTTGGTTCGTGAGTGTCAACATGGGCCGTTATTTGATCAGGTTTTGTTTGACAAGTGCATGGACTATATAATTGCACTGTCTTG CACTCCTCCAAGAGTTTACCGTCAAGTTGCTTCATTGATGGGCCTCCAACTTGTCACATCCTTCATAACTGTTGCTAAAATGCTTGGTGCACAGCGTGAAACTACTCGTAGACAGTTGGATGCTGAAAAGAAGAAACGAACTGAGGGGCCTCGTGTGGAGTCACTAAATAAAAGATTCTCAATGACTCATGAAAAAATTACAGTGTTAGAGGAGATGATGCGCAAGATATTTACGGG GTTATTTGTCCATCGTTACAGAGACATTGACCCAAACATTCGAATATCTTGCATACAGTCACTTGGAGCATGGATTTTGTCACACCCATCTCTGTTCTTGCAGGATTTGTATTTAAAGTATCTCGGGTGGACAATGAATGacaaa AATGCTGGTGTAAGAAGAGCTTCTATCCTTGCGCTGCAAAATCTTTATGAGGTGGATGATAATGTGCCTACTCTTGGTTTATTTACTGAAAGATTTTCAAACCGGATGATCGAGCTTGCTGATGACATTGATGTTTCTGTGGCTGTCTGTGCCATAGGACTTGTAAAACAACTACTAAG ACACCAACTTATACCTGATGATGACTTGGGTCCTTTATATGATTTACTGATTGATGATCCACCAGAAATCAGGCATGCCATAGGAGCATTAGTTTATGATCACCTGATTGCTCAAAAGTTTAATACCTCCCAGTCTGGCACAAAAG GCGATGAAAGCAGTTCTTCAGAGGTCCATCTTGGCAGAATGTTGCAAATATTGAGAGAGTTTTCGACGGATCCAATTTTAAGTGTCTATGTCATTGATGATGTTTGGGAGTACATGAAGGCTATGAAG GATTGGAAGTGTATTATCTCCATGCTCTTGGATGAGAATCCATTGATTGAGCTTACTGATGAGGATGCGACAAACTTGGTACGGCTTCTTTGTGCATCTGTCAAAAAGGCTGTTGGAGAGAGGATTGTTCCTGCTACTGATAATCGCAAGCAATATTACCCTAAAGCTCAAAAA GAAATATTTGAAAGCAACAGACGAGATATAACTGTTGCCATGATGAAGAACTATCCATTGCTATTACGCAAATTCATGGCAGATAAAGCGAAAGTGCCATTGCTAGTTGAGATTGTTTTGTATACCAACCTTGAGCTTTATTCCTTGAAGAGGCAGGAGCAG aattttaaaaatgtcCTGCTGCTTATGAAAGAGGCATTTTTTAAGCATGGTGAGAAGGAAGCACTGAGATCCTGTGTCAGGGCTATCAACTTTTGTTCAACTGAGAGCCAAGGGGAGCTGCAGGATTTTGCCCGTAATAAATTAAAGGAACTTGAGGATGAACTTACTGCTAAAGTTAAAGCTGCAATCAAAGAAGTAGTG GATGGTGATGATGAATATTCTCTCCTTGTGAATTTGAAAAGGTTGTATGAGCTTCAATTGTCAAGGGCTGTGCCTATTGAGAGCTCATATGAAGACATAGTCATGGTTCTCAGTAGATTTAGAAATATGGAAGATGAG GTTGTCAGTTTTCTTCTTCTGAACATGTATCTGCATTTGGCGTGGTGTCTGCACTCCATTGTAAATAGTGAAACCGTCTCTGAAGCATCTTTATCTTCTCTACTATCTAAACGCGATACCTTTTTTGAGCAACTTGAGTACTTTCTCAACACCTTGACTGAAGTGGAGGAAGTGGGTAAATGTGGAAATCAGCTAGGTTGCAGG GTTTGTACTATACTTGCCGAAGCATGGTTTTTGTTCAGAAGGACAAATTATGCTTCAACGAAGCTGGAAAGATTAGGATATTGTCCAGATAAATCTATTCTTCAAAAGTTCTGGAAACTTTGTGAACAACAGCTCAATATTTCAG ATGAGACAGAAGATGAAGATGTGAACAAAGAGTATATTGAGGAGACAAATAGAGATGCAGTCATGATTGCTGCTGCAAAGTTGGTTGCTAGTGATGCAGTTCCTAAG GAGTATCTTGGTCCTGAGATTATTTCTCATTTCGTGATGCATGGAGCAGGTGTGGCAGAGATTGTTAAGAATCTAATTACTGttctaaagaaaaaagatgatgaCCTTTCCAATATCTTCCTAGAAGCTCTGAAAAGG GCCTACCATCGGCATATGGTGGAACTTTCCAGAAGTGAGGTGGACCCCTTGACTAGCAAGTCTTTTCTCGAATGTAAAGATCTTGCTACTAGGCTTTCtgcaactttcttgggtgctGCTCGGAACAAGCACAGATCTGACATCTTAAAAATTGTCGAGGATGGTCTTGATTATGCTTTTGTAGATGCTCCAAAGCAGTTGTCATTTTTGGAAGGTGCTGTGCTCCATTTTGTATCCAAACTTCCTACACCCGATGTGCTTGACat TATAAAGGATGTCCAAAAACGTACAGAGAATGTAAATACGGATGAAGATCCCAGTGGCTGGCGCCCCTATCACATGTTTGTCGACACGTTACGTGAGAAGTACGCAAAGAATGAAGGTTTTCAAG ATGAGAAAGAAGGAGCATTGGTAAGACGCAGGGGTCGTCCTCGCAAGCGGCGTAACATAGAGGGAAAGAGACTTTTTGATGGGCACAGTTCCAGTGAAGAAGAGGATTCAATTAGTGCATCTGACCGAGAAGAAGCTCAAGATGAAGAGAAgcaagatgaagatgaagaggaAGATGCTCCTTTGATACGCTCGATTAGGCCTTCGTCCAAGTTGAGGTCATTGAGACTTTCGAGAGAGGAAAACAAAGGCCAGACAAGGACAGGAGATTCCGGAAGAGCTAGAGGTAATTTAGCCGCATCTGGAACATCAg GGGCCTCCAGCTAG